A region of the Streptococcus suis genome:
TATCGGCAGCTCCACCTGGACTTTCCAAATAATAAGGCAGACGAACAAAAACGGCAAACCAAATCAAAAGAGTTCCTAAAACAATAGATGCAATTAAGGTTAACTTCCTATTTTTCTTCATTCTTTCTAATCTCCTCACTAACAATTTCTGGAACATAAGGACCTATATCCTGTTTGAAATACAGCAATTCTCGAACCTGGCTGGATGATACGAACTTAAGCTCTGGCTTGGCGATTAAATAAATAGTTTCCAAATCTGGCGCCAACTGACGATTGTAAAAATCAAAACTTGACTCATATTCCAAATCGGTCGCATTACGCAATCCTCGGACCAAATGTGTCACTCCATAGCGCTTAGCTACATCGACTACCAATTCATTTTCAGACAGAACGACCTCGATATTCTCCATTCCTACAAAAAGCTTCTCCAAAATGGCTTTTCTCTCCAAGCCCGTCAAGAGTCCTGCCTTTTTAGGATTGGTAAAAACTCCCACATATAATTTATCAAATAGTCCACTCGCTCGTTCAATTAAGTCCAAGTGTCCATTGGTAATGGGGTCAAATGAGCCCGTAAACAATCCAATCTTATCTGACATATACTGTTACCTTACTAATTCCGTAGAGTTTTTCTTTCCATATCCCCAGCTCTGCTATTTCCTCCGGAAGAGAGACCGCCTTATCCGTTTCGCAGACTACCATAACATCATCTGCTAGTAAGTCACGGCGACAAAGTTCTGTTATCACATCTTCAATTTCCTGCTCTGCATAAGGAGGGTCCAAGAATACCAGGTCGAAAGGCCCTTCCACACTGTTCAAAGCCTGTCTAGCTTCCATTGCTAGAAGCTGAAATTTATCTGCTTCCTTAGTCATTGCAATATTTTCACGGATAATGGCTTGTGCTCGTCGATCTCGCTCAACCAGAACTGCTGACTCCATGCCACGAGATATAGCCTCGATAGATAAACCACCACTGCCGGCGTACAAGTCAAGAACTCTCCCCCCCTCAAAATAGGGACCAATCATATTAAACATGGCTCCACGGACCTTATCCGATGTCGGTCTGGTTGTCTTTCCATCTAACGTTTTCAGTGGCCTTCCACCATAGCTTCCCGATACAATTCTCATAAGGTATATTATAGCAAAAAATGAAGCTCGTTGCTGAAACCAAGTGCACTTTGTTCTGCTTTCCTTTTTGCACCAACTTTTTCATCCTCCTATCAAATATGCTCTCAACCGCTATAGCAAGAAATCATTCTCACATTATTCAATAAAATGATAAAAATAAAAAGCAAGGAAATTCTGTTTTACGCGAAATTCCTCACTCTTATCGTATGTATTAAACTAGATCGTTACAAGAAAAAATTGATGTTGAAATACAAATAGCTATTTTTCCAGTATGCTAATACACCCCGTAGCTAAAAAGCCTACGGATTATCTGGCGAACTCTCGTCAGCTGTTGGAACTGTTTCTACTGACTCAACCAGGCTAGTTGTTGAATCCGTCGTTTCCGCCGGTGTTTCAGAAACTGTTGGAGTTTCTACCACAGGTGCTCCTTCACTAGTCGGAGGCACTGAAGTACTTGTACTAGTTGACGCCACGCTGCTTGTATACTGGCTTGTTGAACTCACACTTTGGTTTCCATATATATTTTGATTAGGTACTACATAAGATTCTTGTGAGGTCTCACTAGCTTCAGTAAGGTCCGTTGACTGACTGGTCCCTGTTTCAGATATTTTTTTCTCATCAGCTACTTTTTGGGCTGCTTCCGCCCTGACCAACTCCGCTTTTAGCTTAGCCTGTGTTTGAGCATCTGTCTGCTGTCCCACTAGCTCTTTTACTTGGTCAATCCGTTTCTGTAATGCTGCTTTTTTAGTCGCATCCGTAACCTTGTTTACTGCAGATTGTGCCTCTGCAAGTTTCTCTTCAGTATGTGTTCCTTCTAATACAATGACAGCATTCTCAGCATCCTGAAATAATGTATCAACCGTTTTTTTCTGATTGGGCACTTGCTGTACTGTCTTTGTATCACTTGTTTCGCTTTGAGCATTTTTATACCAACTAGCGCCTAAGCTAATCAATAAAATAAGTCCCATAAAAGAAATAATGCCAATTTCTGCCAATGACAACTTTTCAAATTTCTTTTCCATATTTTTGCCCTTATCCGTCTTATTGCATAAGAAAATACTCTAGCCTACTGACAATGCTACTTAGTTGTTTTTACCTTACCATTCCATCCGTTTAGACCATAGCTTAAAATATAGATTTCGTTAAAGCCCTGTTTCTTCAGATGAAGGGCTGCAGGCGTTACCAACTGACCACGATCATTCTCATAGATTAAGACAGGTCTGTCCTTACGCAAAGCAGCTGTAGACTGGCGCAATTGCTGGTAAGGAATATTTCTCGCGCCTAAGATATGCTTACGATTAAACTCACTCGGATCTCGCAGGTCAATCAACTGACCTCCGTGTATCTTTTCTGCAAATTCTGCATTATCAATCACCGTCGCCGCACGGCGCAATCTCCAGTAATTAAAGCCCATCCAGGCTCCCAATACTGCCAAAAATACTAAAAATACCCAAAATGTTTCCATCACTCATTCTCCCTTGATTTCTGATACT
Encoded here:
- the coaD gene encoding pantetheine-phosphate adenylyltransferase, whose protein sequence is MSDKIGLFTGSFDPITNGHLDLIERASGLFDKLYVGVFTNPKKAGLLTGLERKAILEKLFVGMENIEVVLSENELVVDVAKRYGVTHLVRGLRNATDLEYESSFDFYNRQLAPDLETIYLIAKPELKFVSSSQVRELLYFKQDIGPYVPEIVSEEIRKNEEK
- the rsmD gene encoding 16S rRNA (guanine(966)-N(2))-methyltransferase RsmD, with translation MRIVSGSYGGRPLKTLDGKTTRPTSDKVRGAMFNMIGPYFEGGRVLDLYAGSGGLSIEAISRGMESAVLVERDRRAQAIIRENIAMTKEADKFQLLAMEARQALNSVEGPFDLVFLDPPYAEQEIEDVITELCRRDLLADDVMVVCETDKAVSLPEEIAELGIWKEKLYGISKVTVYVR
- a CDS encoding serine protease; amino-acid sequence: MEKKFEKLSLAEIGIISFMGLILLISLGASWYKNAQSETSDTKTVQQVPNQKKTVDTLFQDAENAVIVLEGTHTEEKLAEAQSAVNKVTDATKKAALQKRIDQVKELVGQQTDAQTQAKLKAELVRAEAAQKVADEKKISETGTSQSTDLTEASETSQESYVVPNQNIYGNQSVSSTSQYTSSVASTSTSTSVPPTSEGAPVVETPTVSETPAETTDSTTSLVESVETVPTADESSPDNP
- a CDS encoding rhodanese-like domain-containing protein; the protein is METFWVFLVFLAVLGAWMGFNYWRLRRAATVIDNAEFAEKIHGGQLIDLRDPSEFNRKHILGARNIPYQQLRQSTAALRKDRPVLIYENDRGQLVTPAALHLKKQGFNEIYILSYGLNGWNGKVKTTK